A part of Fimbriiglobus ruber genomic DNA contains:
- a CDS encoding RNA polymerase sigma factor, with protein MTNPHVKESAGVGTTCPSLLHRIKAMEPAAWERFVVLYGPLVYQWCRRSGLQEADAADVGQDVFRAVFRTVATFRHDRPSDSFRGWLWTITRRKIIDVARRRDASPGDGVGGSEMLTLVQSLPDEDTDPTASDPLVGRGLFGRAVELILGECREEIRQAFLRVVVDGQRPDVVAESLGLKVNVVYLAKSRILKRMREEFAGLLPAELLSASAPRLRTT; from the coding sequence GTGACAAATCCTCACGTTAAAGAAAGTGCGGGGGTAGGGACGACCTGCCCGTCGCTCCTGCACCGCATCAAGGCGATGGAGCCGGCCGCGTGGGAGCGGTTCGTTGTCCTCTATGGCCCACTCGTTTACCAGTGGTGCCGAAGAAGCGGGTTGCAGGAGGCGGACGCGGCCGACGTGGGCCAGGACGTGTTCCGGGCGGTGTTCCGGACGGTCGCCACGTTCCGCCACGACCGGCCGTCCGACTCCTTCCGCGGGTGGTTGTGGACGATCACCCGCCGGAAGATCATCGACGTCGCCCGGCGGCGGGACGCCAGCCCGGGGGACGGGGTCGGCGGGAGCGAGATGCTCACGCTGGTCCAGTCCCTGCCCGACGAGGACACGGACCCGACCGCGAGCGACCCGCTCGTGGGCCGGGGGCTGTTCGGCCGGGCCGTCGAGTTGATCCTGGGCGAGTGCCGGGAAGAGATTCGGCAGGCGTTCCTCCGGGTCGTGGTGGACGGCCAGCGCCCCGACGTCGTGGCCGAGAGCCTGGGGCTCAAGGTGAACGTCGTTTACCTGGCCAAGTCCCGGATCTTGAAGCGGATGCGGGAAGAGTTCGCCGGACTCCTTCCGGCCGAGTTACTGTCCGCGTCGGCCCCGCGCTTGCGGACAACCTAA